The following coding sequences are from one Selenomonas sputigena ATCC 35185 window:
- a CDS encoding GDP-mannose 4,6-dehydratase — protein MKTALITGINGQDGSYLAEYLLDRGYEVYGVVRRSSIENAEKMRNVLPFLNRIRVVPCALENALSVYKLFVQVRPDECYHLAASSFVSYALEDDLSIMMNNFTTTHNILSSIVETCPSCRMYFAGSSEIFGNVKEAPQSEETAYNPRSVYGISKMAGHSLIKNYRERYNVYACTGFTYNHESPRRGYNFVTRKITSFVAGIILGAENKLELGNLDAVRDWGYAPEYVEAMHKMLQQDMPKDYVIATGALHSVRELLEIAFGKVGLDYQEYIHVNEAFLRPEGAIPLVGNASAIYQDLGWRAKKGIEEIISDMVETDIQILKKRNEKR, from the coding sequence ATGAAGACAGCGTTGATTACTGGTATCAATGGACAAGATGGTTCATATCTGGCAGAGTATCTTCTGGATAGAGGCTATGAGGTTTATGGTGTTGTTCGACGCTCAAGCATTGAAAATGCGGAGAAGATGCGAAATGTCTTGCCGTTTTTGAATCGCATCCGTGTTGTTCCATGCGCGTTGGAAAATGCGTTGTCTGTATATAAACTTTTTGTCCAAGTTCGGCCAGATGAGTGCTATCATCTGGCTGCATCCAGTTTTGTAAGCTATGCATTGGAAGATGATCTTTCTATCATGATGAATAATTTTACGACAACACACAATATCTTATCCAGTATTGTGGAAACTTGTCCGTCTTGTCGTATGTATTTTGCTGGCTCTAGTGAGATTTTTGGGAATGTCAAAGAAGCGCCTCAGTCTGAGGAAACGGCGTATAATCCTCGTTCTGTATACGGAATATCTAAGATGGCAGGGCATAGCTTGATTAAAAATTACAGGGAGAGGTATAATGTATATGCATGTACAGGTTTTACCTATAATCATGAGTCTCCACGAAGAGGGTATAATTTTGTTACACGGAAGATTACATCATTCGTTGCCGGTATCATTTTAGGTGCAGAAAATAAGCTTGAACTTGGAAATCTTGATGCCGTCCGAGACTGGGGATATGCGCCCGAATATGTGGAAGCAATGCATAAAATGCTGCAGCAAGACATGCCGAAAGACTATGTCATTGCAACAGGAGCTTTGCATAGTGTAAGAGAATTGCTGGAGATTGCCTTTGGCAAGGTTGGCCTAGACTATCAAGAATACATTCATGTCAATGAGGCGTTTTTGCGCCCCGAAGGAGCGATCCCGTTGGTAGGGAATGCATCTGCCATCTATCAAGATTTGGGATGGAGAGCAAAAAAAGGGATTGAAGAGATTATCAGTGACATGGTAGAGACGGATATACAGATTCTTAAGAAACGTAACGAAAAGAGGTAA
- the gmd gene encoding GDP-mannose 4,6-dehydratase, giving the protein MKKALVTGITGQDGSYLAELLLEKGYEVHGMIRRHSTPCTERIDHICISDLMDEKFFLHYGDLTDSCNLLSLLGQIRPDEVYNLGAQSHVAVSFEVPEYTADATGVGTIRLLEAIRQSGIQCKFYQASTSELFGGLPNTAPQSERTPFYPKSPYGAAKLYSYWITVNYRESYGLFACNGILFNHESPRRGETFVTRKITVAVANIMAGKQEKLSLGNLDAKRDWGFAGDYVEGMWRILQQEKPSDYVLATNETHTVREFVELAFGEVGVKLEWKGFGVDEKGICTKTGKILVDVNPQYFRPAEVDLLWGDPTKAEKELGWRRKVGFKDLVSMMVRADMQLYGKG; this is encoded by the coding sequence ATGAAAAAAGCATTGGTTACTGGTATCACAGGCCAGGATGGCTCCTACTTGGCAGAACTCTTGTTGGAAAAAGGATATGAAGTGCACGGGATGATTCGTCGTCACAGTACGCCCTGCACAGAACGTATAGATCATATCTGCATATCTGACCTAATGGATGAAAAATTTTTCTTACACTATGGGGATCTTACGGATTCGTGCAATCTTTTATCTTTGCTGGGACAGATTCGCCCGGACGAGGTATACAATCTGGGGGCGCAGTCGCATGTTGCCGTATCTTTCGAAGTGCCAGAGTATACGGCAGATGCTACGGGTGTGGGGACCATACGCTTGTTGGAGGCGATTCGGCAAAGCGGGATTCAATGCAAGTTCTACCAGGCTTCGACTTCGGAACTTTTTGGCGGTCTTCCGAATACAGCTCCGCAGAGTGAAAGGACTCCTTTTTATCCCAAGAGTCCTTATGGCGCGGCGAAGCTATATTCGTATTGGATTACGGTGAATTATCGTGAATCTTATGGGCTGTTTGCATGTAATGGGATATTGTTCAATCATGAATCTCCGCGTCGAGGAGAAACTTTTGTTACACGAAAAATTACGGTAGCAGTTGCGAATATCATGGCAGGTAAGCAGGAAAAGCTGTCTCTTGGGAATCTTGATGCCAAAAGAGACTGGGGATTTGCTGGGGATTATGTCGAGGGCATGTGGCGAATTTTACAGCAGGAAAAGCCTTCAGATTATGTTTTGGCTACGAATGAGACGCATACCGTACGTGAGTTCGTAGAGTTGGCATTTGGTGAAGTTGGCGTGAAGTTGGAGTGGAAGGGATTTGGTGTAGATGAAAAAGGTATTTGCACGAAAACAGGGAAAATCCTTGTTGATGTGAATCCGCAATATTTTCGTCCGGCAGAAGTAGATTTGCTTTGGGGAGATCCGACCAAAGCGGAAAAAGAGCTGGGCTGGAGACGGAAGGTTGGTTTTAAGGATTTAGTATCTATGATGGTGCGGGCAGATATGCAGCTTTACGGCAAGGGGTGA